One window from the genome of Jiangella alba encodes:
- a CDS encoding aerobic carbon-monoxide dehydrogenase large subunit produces MTTVDDHKPAGFEDNDQHPVGHGRMLRKEDPRFVRGRGNYVDDVQLPGMLHLAILRAPVAHARLVGIDTTAAEAHPKVKAVVTGATLESLNLAWMPTLSNDVQAVLVTDKVRFQGQEVAFVVAEDRYSARDALELIEVEYDLLDPVVDVRRALEEGAPVIRDDIEGKTDNHCFDWETGDAAATEAVFAQADVVVEQDIVYPRVHPAPMETCGAVADFDPVEGRLTLWSTTQAPHAHRTLYAIVAGLPEHKIRVISPDIGGGFGNKVPIYPGYVCAVVGSIVTGKPVKWMEDRSENLVSTGFARDYVMRGEIAATRDGRILGIRTHVIADHGAFNGTAAPVKYPAGFFGVFTGSYDLEAAYCHMTAVYTNKAPGGVAYACSFRITEAVYLVERIVDCLAAELGMDPVRLRLKNFIKPEQFPYTTKTGWVYDSGNYEPTMREAMRLAGYEELRREQAEKRARGELMGIGVSFFTEAVGAGPRKHMDILGLGMADGCELRVHPTGKAVVRLSVQSQGQGHETTFAQIVGEELGIPPADVDVVHGDTDNTPFGLGTYGSRSTPVSGAAAALVARKVRDKARIVASGMLEVSADDLVWEKGAFHVAGDPSAAVTIQDIAMRAHGAGDLPEGYEGALEAQITYNPPNLTYPHGAYICVVDVDPGTAQVKVRRFVAVDDCGTRINPMIIEGQIHGGLTDGVGMALMEIIAFDEDGNCLGGSLMDYLLPTAVEVPDWETGFTVTPSPHHPIGAKGVGESATVGSPPAIVNAVVDALAPFGVRHADMPLTPSRVWDAMRGQARPPI; encoded by the coding sequence ATGACCACCGTCGACGACCACAAGCCGGCCGGCTTCGAGGACAACGACCAGCACCCGGTCGGCCACGGCCGCATGCTGCGCAAGGAGGACCCGCGGTTCGTCCGCGGCCGCGGCAACTACGTCGACGACGTCCAGCTGCCGGGCATGCTGCACCTGGCCATCCTGCGGGCGCCGGTCGCGCACGCGCGGCTGGTCGGCATCGACACCACGGCGGCCGAGGCGCACCCGAAGGTGAAGGCCGTCGTCACCGGCGCCACGCTGGAGAGCCTGAACCTCGCGTGGATGCCGACGCTGTCCAACGACGTCCAGGCCGTCCTGGTGACGGACAAGGTGCGGTTCCAGGGCCAGGAGGTCGCGTTCGTCGTGGCCGAGGACCGCTACTCCGCCCGCGACGCGCTGGAGCTGATCGAGGTCGAGTACGACCTCCTCGACCCGGTCGTCGACGTCCGCCGCGCGCTGGAGGAGGGCGCGCCGGTCATCCGCGACGACATCGAGGGCAAGACCGACAACCACTGCTTCGACTGGGAGACCGGTGACGCCGCCGCCACCGAGGCGGTGTTCGCCCAGGCCGACGTCGTCGTCGAGCAGGACATCGTGTACCCGCGGGTGCACCCGGCGCCGATGGAGACCTGCGGAGCGGTAGCCGACTTCGACCCCGTCGAGGGCCGTCTGACGCTGTGGTCGACGACGCAGGCGCCGCACGCGCACCGGACGCTCTACGCGATCGTCGCCGGGCTGCCGGAGCACAAGATCCGGGTCATCTCGCCCGACATCGGCGGCGGCTTCGGCAACAAGGTGCCCATCTACCCGGGCTACGTGTGCGCGGTGGTCGGCTCGATCGTCACGGGCAAGCCGGTGAAGTGGATGGAGGACCGCTCGGAGAACCTGGTCAGCACCGGGTTCGCCCGCGACTACGTCATGCGCGGCGAGATCGCGGCCACCCGCGACGGTCGCATCCTGGGCATCCGCACTCACGTCATCGCCGACCACGGCGCGTTCAACGGCACCGCCGCGCCGGTGAAGTACCCGGCCGGCTTCTTCGGCGTCTTCACCGGCAGCTACGACCTCGAGGCCGCCTACTGCCACATGACCGCCGTTTACACGAACAAGGCGCCCGGCGGCGTCGCCTACGCCTGCTCGTTCCGCATCACCGAGGCCGTCTACCTCGTCGAGCGGATCGTCGACTGCCTCGCCGCCGAGCTCGGCATGGACCCGGTGCGGCTGCGGCTGAAGAACTTCATCAAGCCCGAGCAGTTCCCGTACACGACGAAGACCGGCTGGGTGTACGACTCCGGGAACTACGAGCCCACCATGCGCGAGGCGATGCGGCTGGCCGGCTACGAGGAGCTGCGCCGCGAGCAGGCGGAGAAGCGGGCCCGCGGCGAGCTGATGGGCATCGGCGTCTCGTTCTTCACCGAGGCCGTCGGCGCCGGGCCGCGCAAGCACATGGACATCCTCGGCCTCGGCATGGCCGACGGCTGCGAGCTGCGGGTGCACCCGACGGGCAAGGCCGTGGTCCGGCTGTCGGTGCAGAGCCAGGGGCAGGGCCACGAGACGACGTTCGCGCAGATCGTCGGCGAGGAGCTGGGCATCCCGCCCGCCGACGTCGACGTCGTGCACGGCGACACCGACAACACGCCGTTCGGCCTGGGCACCTACGGCAGCCGCTCCACGCCGGTCTCGGGCGCGGCCGCCGCGCTGGTGGCCCGGAAGGTGCGCGACAAGGCCCGCATCGTCGCGTCAGGCATGCTCGAGGTGTCCGCCGACGACCTCGTCTGGGAGAAGGGGGCGTTCCACGTCGCCGGCGACCCCAGCGCGGCGGTGACCATCCAGGACATCGCCATGCGGGCGCACGGCGCCGGCGACCTCCCCGAGGGGTACGAGGGCGCGCTGGAGGCGCAGATCACCTACAACCCGCCGAACCTCACCTATCCGCACGGTGCCTACATCTGCGTCGTCGACGTCGATCCGGGGACGGCGCAGGTGAAGGTGCGCCGGTTCGTCGCCGTCGACGACTGCGGGACCCGGATCAACCCGATGATCATCGAGGGGCAGATCCACGGCGGCCTCACCGACGGCGTCGGCATGGCGCTGATGGAGATCATCGCGTTCGACGAGGACGGCAACTGCCTCGGCGGCTCCCTGATGGACTACCTGCTGCCCACCGCGGTCGAGGTGCCCGACTGGGAGACCGGCTTCACCGTGACGCCGTCACCGCACCACCCCATCGGAGCCAAGGGCGTGGGGGAGTCGGCGACGGTGGGCTCGCCGCCGGCCATCGTCAACGCCGTCGTCGACGCGCTCGCGCCGTTCGGCGTCCGGCACGCCGACATGCCACTGACCCCGTCGCGGGTCTGGGACGCCATGCGCGGCCAGGCCCGCCCGCCGATCTGA
- a CDS encoding FAD binding domain-containing protein: protein MQVPAPFEYERATSVDHAIGLLERLGSSARLVAGGHSLLPMMKLRLANFEYLIDINDLHDELGYVEVGPDEIRIGALTRHRELLESDELAGAFPIFRDAEKVIADPVVRNWGTLGGSLCQADPSEDLSAVCTTLDARCVIRGRDGERVVSMTEFHRGPYETAVGDDEILTEIRFPVRERGGSAFEKVERRAGDWAVVSAGAAVWLDADGRIADARVGLAAVGPNTTGLPEISAALTGSEPSEELYDEAGQLAAQGCRPATDMRGSEAYKRHLAGELTKRALRRSVERARERG, encoded by the coding sequence ATGCAGGTACCCGCGCCTTTCGAGTACGAGCGAGCCACCAGCGTCGATCACGCCATCGGGTTGCTGGAGCGCCTGGGCAGCAGCGCCCGCCTGGTGGCCGGCGGCCACAGCCTGCTGCCGATGATGAAGCTGCGCCTGGCCAACTTCGAGTACCTCATCGACATCAACGACCTGCACGACGAGCTCGGCTACGTCGAGGTGGGGCCCGACGAGATCCGCATCGGGGCGCTCACCCGGCACCGTGAGCTGCTCGAGTCCGACGAGCTGGCCGGCGCCTTCCCGATCTTCCGCGACGCCGAGAAGGTCATCGCCGACCCGGTCGTGCGGAACTGGGGGACGCTCGGCGGGTCGCTGTGCCAGGCCGACCCGTCCGAGGACCTGTCCGCGGTGTGCACGACGCTCGACGCCCGCTGCGTCATCCGCGGCCGCGACGGCGAGCGGGTCGTCTCGATGACGGAGTTCCACCGCGGCCCGTACGAGACCGCCGTCGGCGACGACGAGATCCTCACCGAGATCCGGTTCCCCGTGCGCGAGCGCGGCGGCAGCGCGTTCGAGAAGGTCGAGCGGCGGGCCGGCGACTGGGCGGTCGTCTCCGCCGGCGCCGCGGTCTGGCTCGACGCGGACGGCCGCATCGCCGACGCCCGGGTCGGGCTGGCCGCCGTCGGCCCGAACACGACGGGCCTGCCGGAGATCTCAGCGGCGCTCACCGGCAGCGAACCCTCGGAGGAGCTGTACGACGAGGCCGGCCAGCTCGCCGCCCAGGGCTGCCGCCCGGCCACCGACATGCGCGGCAGCGAGGCGTACAAGCGCCACCTCGCCGGTGAGCTGACGAAACGGGCGCTGCGCCGGTCGGTCGAGCGCGCGCGGGAGAGGGGCTGA
- a CDS encoding winged helix DNA-binding domain-containing protein, translated as MSDVLTRRQLGRATLARQLLLARADRPVLSVVEHLGGLQAQQPFSPYYQLWSRLRGFRPSALAGLLLDRSVVRIAAQRGTIHLLSASDALALRPWVQPLYDADLRTNSLHARALTGVDLAPVAAAARTLVDAEPRTMAELGALLAPSWPSVDATHLAHAARGLLTLVQVPPRAVWGQSGQTRLTTIERWLGRPLDPAPSPAGFVLRYLGSFGPASVADVQTWCGLTRLREVVEPLRPSLRVFRDDSGRELFDLPDAPRPPADTPAPVRFLPDFDNVLRSHADRTRIIDDVSRKRMNRRNGVVPHALLVDGEVAGWWRIEDEVLAVTPYRPLTAAETAEVEAEGRQLLAFALSDGSAAPAEAASGTASAAAVPAAAAAAVPAAAAKVRVMPVE; from the coding sequence ATGTCCGACGTCCTGACCCGCCGCCAGCTGGGCCGCGCCACCCTGGCCCGGCAGCTGCTGCTCGCCCGCGCCGACCGTCCCGTGCTCTCGGTCGTCGAGCACCTCGGCGGCCTGCAGGCGCAGCAGCCGTTCTCGCCGTACTACCAGCTGTGGTCGCGGCTGCGCGGGTTCCGGCCGTCCGCGCTCGCCGGCCTGCTGCTCGACCGGTCGGTGGTGCGCATCGCGGCGCAGCGCGGCACCATCCACCTGCTCTCCGCGTCCGACGCCCTCGCGCTGCGGCCGTGGGTACAGCCGCTCTACGACGCCGACCTGCGCACCAACTCCCTGCACGCCCGCGCCCTCACCGGCGTCGACCTCGCGCCCGTCGCCGCGGCCGCCCGGACCCTCGTCGACGCCGAGCCGCGCACCATGGCCGAGCTCGGCGCCCTGCTCGCCCCGTCCTGGCCGTCCGTCGACGCCACGCACCTCGCCCACGCGGCCCGCGGCCTGCTGACGCTGGTGCAGGTGCCGCCCCGTGCGGTGTGGGGGCAGAGCGGCCAGACCCGGCTGACGACCATCGAGCGCTGGCTCGGCCGGCCGCTCGACCCCGCCCCGTCGCCGGCCGGGTTCGTGCTCCGCTACCTCGGCTCCTTCGGCCCGGCGTCGGTCGCAGACGTGCAGACGTGGTGCGGGCTGACCCGGCTCCGCGAGGTCGTCGAGCCGCTGCGCCCGTCGCTGCGGGTGTTCCGCGACGATTCCGGCCGCGAGCTGTTCGACCTCCCCGACGCGCCCCGCCCGCCCGCCGACACCCCGGCGCCGGTCCGGTTCCTGCCCGACTTCGACAACGTGCTCCGCTCCCACGCCGACCGCACCCGCATCATCGACGACGTCTCCCGCAAGCGCATGAACCGCCGCAACGGCGTGGTGCCGCACGCCCTCCTCGTCGACGGCGAGGTCGCCGGCTGGTGGCGCATCGAGGACGAGGTGCTCGCGGTCACGCCGTACCGGCCGCTCACCGCCGCCGAGACGGCCGAGGTCGAGGCGGAGGGGCGGCAGCTGCTGGCGTTCGCTCTGTCGGACGGGTCCGCCGCCCCCGCGGAGGCCGCGTCCGGCACCGCGTCGGCGGCCGCCGTTCCGGCTGCGGCTGCGGCTGCCGTTCCGGCTGCGGCTGCGAAAGTGCGGGTGATGCCCGTCGAATGA
- a CDS encoding SRPBCC family protein, translating to MQIDNEFTVGVPVERAWEVLTDLEGIAPCMPGAQLTGRDGDVYKGKVRVKVGPVVSEYAGTATFVEKDDAAHRAVISASGRDSRGAGNASAQIVAQLRPDGASTVVSVDTDLRISGKIAQLGRGMIKEVSTKLLGQFVECLEGKLGAAPEAPVETVAEPVAEAAAEPVAEPVAQPEPATPRPAAAEPEPLDIMGVAGGSIARRAVPLVLVLIVLVGLVLYLASR from the coding sequence ATGCAGATCGACAACGAGTTCACCGTCGGCGTGCCGGTCGAGCGGGCCTGGGAGGTGCTCACCGACCTCGAGGGCATCGCGCCGTGCATGCCGGGCGCCCAGCTCACCGGCCGCGACGGCGACGTGTACAAGGGCAAGGTGCGGGTCAAGGTCGGCCCGGTCGTGTCCGAGTACGCCGGCACCGCCACGTTCGTCGAGAAGGACGACGCCGCCCACCGCGCCGTCATCAGCGCGTCCGGGCGCGACTCCCGCGGCGCCGGCAACGCCTCCGCGCAGATCGTCGCCCAGCTCCGCCCGGACGGCGCGTCGACGGTCGTCAGCGTCGACACCGACCTGCGCATCAGCGGGAAGATCGCCCAGCTGGGCCGCGGCATGATCAAGGAGGTGTCGACGAAGCTGCTGGGCCAGTTCGTCGAGTGCCTGGAGGGGAAGCTGGGGGCCGCGCCGGAGGCTCCCGTGGAGACGGTCGCTGAGCCCGTGGCTGAGGCCGCCGCTGAGCCCGTCGCTGAGCCGGTGGCGCAGCCGGAGCCCGCCACGCCGCGTCCGGCCGCCGCCGAGCCGGAGCCGCTGGACATCATGGGCGTCGCCGGCGGCTCGATCGCCCGGCGGGCGGTGCCGCTGGTGCTCGTCCTCATCGTGCTGGTCGGCCTGGTGCTGTACCTGGCCAGCCGCTGA
- a CDS encoding XdhC family protein: MTTAIDDRAGELLAGRIPFVHATVVRAQVPASARAGDDAIILADGSIEGFVGGQCTESSVRAAALGAMRDGESVLLRVLPENAGEFPEAPGARVVVNPCLSGGAMEIFLQPRLPRPLVQVVGGSPIAAALVELGAPLGFDVVREAPPLPPAAVVIASHGGDEPAAIRAALDAGVGWIGLVASPRRGAGVLAELTLTEEERARISTPAGLDIGARTAAEIALSILAEIVREARAGRLPVAEPGEAPARPGEAVDPVCGMTVLVGPDTPHLVVDGEDVWFCGPGCRDRYARTAGR, from the coding sequence GTGACCACCGCGATCGACGACCGGGCCGGCGAGCTGCTCGCCGGCCGGATCCCGTTCGTCCACGCCACCGTGGTGCGCGCCCAGGTGCCGGCCTCGGCGCGGGCCGGCGACGACGCCATCATCCTGGCCGACGGCAGCATCGAGGGGTTCGTCGGAGGGCAGTGCACCGAGAGCTCGGTGCGGGCCGCCGCGCTGGGCGCCATGCGCGACGGCGAGAGCGTGCTGCTGCGGGTGCTCCCGGAGAACGCGGGGGAGTTTCCGGAGGCGCCCGGCGCACGCGTCGTCGTCAACCCGTGCCTGTCCGGAGGGGCGATGGAGATCTTCCTGCAGCCCCGGCTGCCGCGGCCGCTGGTGCAGGTGGTGGGCGGTTCGCCGATCGCGGCGGCGCTGGTCGAGCTGGGTGCGCCGCTGGGGTTCGACGTGGTGCGGGAGGCGCCGCCGCTGCCGCCGGCGGCCGTCGTCATCGCCAGCCACGGCGGCGACGAGCCGGCCGCGATCCGCGCCGCGCTGGACGCCGGCGTCGGGTGGATCGGGCTGGTCGCGAGCCCGCGGCGGGGCGCCGGCGTCCTCGCCGAGCTGACCCTCACCGAGGAGGAGCGGGCCCGCATCAGCACGCCGGCCGGGCTGGACATCGGCGCGCGGACGGCGGCCGAGATCGCGCTGTCGATCCTCGCCGAGATCGTGCGGGAGGCGCGGGCCGGGCGGCTGCCCGTCGCCGAACCGGGGGAGGCACCGGCGCGGCCGGGCGAGGCCGTCGACCCGGTCTGCGGCATGACCGTCCTCGTCGGGCCGGACACCCCGCACCTGGTCGTCGACGGCGAGGACGTCTGGTTCTGCGGGCCCGGCTGCCGCGACCGGTACGCCCGGACGGCGGGGAGGTAG
- a CDS encoding amidohydrolase family protein, translated as MAGRIGGVTTTLYRNGRIHSPADPFATAMLVVDDTVAWVGAEGAARTHVDAADEVVDLEDALVAPAFVDAHVHLTETGLARDGLDLTGTAGRAALLDLVAQRAKERPGEAILGFGWEEDGWPDGGAPTPDELDRAAGNAPVYLARRDVHTAAVSGTLLAADRSIARADGYDDGLVRRDAHHRARQAARSAVPAGRMAELREQALRHAASLGIGAVHEIGAPHIGDPADFTAVLALGATPGLPDVIGYWGATAVGEAQALGAAGAAGDLNLDGSIGSRSARLSAPYADAPDERGRAYLDLRTATEHVVACTRAGIQAGFHCIGDEAVRTAVEAIAAAAQVCGLAAVVGSRHRLEHVEMIDDLLIAELARLGVAASVQPAFDALWGGPDGLYVERLGPARGVALNPFAAMARAGVLLAFGSDSPVTPLAGWETVRAASQHRTPSQRISARAAFSAATRGGWRAARVEDAGVLAPGMLASFAVWEVPYELVVQAPDERVAAWSTDPRAGVPGLPDLSPDVPLPRCLRTVVRGRTAYADPGT; from the coding sequence GTGGCAGGGAGAATCGGCGGGGTGACGACGACGCTCTACCGCAACGGCCGCATCCACAGCCCCGCCGACCCGTTCGCCACCGCGATGCTGGTGGTGGACGACACCGTCGCCTGGGTGGGCGCCGAGGGCGCCGCGCGCACGCACGTCGACGCGGCCGACGAGGTCGTCGACCTGGAGGACGCGCTGGTGGCGCCCGCGTTCGTCGACGCGCACGTGCACCTGACGGAGACCGGCCTGGCCCGCGACGGGCTCGACCTGACCGGCACGGCCGGCCGGGCGGCCCTCCTCGACCTGGTGGCCCAGCGGGCGAAGGAGCGCCCGGGCGAGGCGATCCTCGGCTTCGGCTGGGAGGAGGACGGCTGGCCCGACGGCGGCGCGCCCACCCCCGACGAGCTCGACCGCGCCGCGGGCAACGCCCCCGTGTACCTCGCCCGCCGCGACGTCCACACCGCCGCCGTCTCCGGCACGCTGCTTGCGGCCGACCGCTCCATCGCCCGCGCCGACGGCTACGACGACGGCCTGGTCCGCCGCGACGCCCACCACCGGGCCCGCCAGGCCGCCCGGTCCGCCGTCCCGGCGGGGCGCATGGCCGAGCTGCGCGAGCAGGCGCTGCGCCACGCCGCATCGCTGGGCATCGGCGCCGTCCACGAGATCGGCGCGCCGCACATCGGCGACCCCGCCGACTTCACCGCCGTCCTCGCGCTCGGCGCCACGCCCGGCCTGCCGGACGTCATCGGCTACTGGGGGGCGACGGCGGTCGGCGAGGCGCAGGCGCTCGGCGCGGCGGGCGCGGCCGGCGACCTCAATCTGGACGGCTCCATCGGCTCGCGCAGCGCCCGGCTCTCCGCGCCCTACGCCGACGCGCCGGACGAGCGCGGCCGGGCCTACCTCGACCTGCGGACCGCCACGGAGCACGTCGTCGCCTGCACCCGGGCCGGCATCCAGGCCGGTTTCCACTGCATCGGCGACGAAGCGGTCCGGACCGCCGTCGAGGCCATCGCGGCTGCCGCGCAGGTGTGCGGCCTGGCCGCCGTCGTCGGGTCGCGGCACCGGCTGGAGCACGTCGAGATGATCGACGACCTGCTGATCGCCGAGCTGGCCCGCCTCGGCGTCGCCGCGAGCGTGCAGCCCGCCTTCGACGCGCTCTGGGGCGGCCCGGACGGCCTGTACGTCGAGCGGCTCGGCCCGGCCCGCGGCGTCGCGCTGAACCCGTTCGCCGCCATGGCCCGGGCCGGCGTCCTGCTCGCGTTCGGCTCCGACTCGCCGGTGACGCCGCTGGCCGGCTGGGAGACGGTGCGCGCGGCGTCGCAGCACCGGACGCCGTCGCAGCGCATCAGCGCCCGCGCGGCGTTCTCGGCCGCGACGAGGGGCGGCTGGCGGGCCGCGCGGGTCGAGGACGCCGGTGTGCTGGCGCCGGGCATGCTCGCGTCGTTCGCCGTCTGGGAGGTCCCGTACGAGCTGGTCGTCCAGGCGCCGGACGAGCGGGTGGCGGCGTGGTCGACGGACCCGCGGGCCGGCGTGCCGGGGCTGCCCGACCTCTCGCCGGACGTGCCGCTGCCGCGCTGCCTGCGCACGGTCGTCCGCGGCCGCACGGCGTACGCGGACCCGGGGACTTAA
- a CDS encoding AAA family ATPase, with protein sequence MFADPDEVRRRLDRVDYLVDDGTATAIYFAVELGQPLLLEGEPGVGKTAAAKALARVLDAPLLRLQCYEGLTAGEALYEWNYQRQLLAIRLSESRHERLTDADLFTEEFLLERPILAAVRAAGPVPPVLLIDEIDRADDEFEALLLEFLGEAAVTVPELGTYTAVRPPVVVLTSNRSRELHDALRRRCLYHWIDFPAPDRAADILRRTVPAAGEPLIGSTSQFIGRVRELDLDKAPGMAETIDWVAALSAIGATDLVRADAVRTLSAIAKTPDDRQSIAAAFEELA encoded by the coding sequence TTGTTCGCCGACCCCGACGAGGTGCGGCGCCGGCTCGACCGCGTCGACTACCTGGTGGACGACGGCACGGCCACGGCGATCTACTTCGCCGTCGAACTCGGGCAGCCGCTGCTGCTGGAGGGCGAGCCCGGGGTGGGCAAGACGGCCGCCGCGAAGGCGCTCGCGCGGGTGCTGGACGCGCCGCTGCTGCGGCTGCAGTGCTACGAGGGCCTGACCGCCGGCGAGGCACTCTACGAGTGGAACTACCAGCGCCAGCTGCTGGCCATCAGGCTGTCCGAGTCGCGGCACGAGCGGCTCACCGACGCCGACCTGTTCACCGAGGAGTTCCTGCTCGAGCGGCCGATCCTGGCCGCCGTCCGGGCCGCCGGGCCGGTCCCGCCCGTCCTGCTCATCGACGAGATCGACCGCGCCGACGACGAGTTCGAGGCGCTGCTGCTGGAGTTCCTCGGCGAGGCCGCGGTGACCGTCCCGGAGCTGGGTACCTACACCGCTGTGCGCCCGCCCGTCGTGGTCCTGACGTCGAACCGCAGCCGCGAGCTGCACGACGCCCTGCGCCGGCGCTGCCTCTACCACTGGATCGACTTCCCGGCGCCGGACCGGGCCGCCGACATCCTGCGCCGCACCGTCCCGGCGGCCGGCGAGCCGCTGATCGGCTCCACCAGTCAGTTCATCGGCCGGGTCCGCGAGCTCGACCTCGACAAGGCGCCCGGGATGGCCGAGACCATCGACTGGGTGGCCGCGTTGTCGGCGATCGGCGCAACCGACCTCGTCCGGGCCGACGCCGTGCGTACGCTGTCGGCCATCGCGAAGACCCCGGACGACCGCCAGAGCATCGCGGCGGCGTTCGAGGAGCTGGCGTGA
- a CDS encoding helix-turn-helix domain-containing protein: MDLVALGRRITDARLQRSWPMSALAERAGVSASMLWSVEHGRKAPTVVVLDRIARALGTPMSSLLDPDDVPRVIVRRAADHDVAVAPEGWRRTILTPVVPGVNFEWVRTELPPGSAPGEYPAYAAGSHEYVVVESGRLHLTLGDDEHDLAAGDSIYFAADVSHTYANPWDEPCAYHVAALIMRPRR, encoded by the coding sequence ATGGATCTCGTCGCGCTCGGCCGCCGCATCACCGACGCCCGGCTGCAGCGGTCGTGGCCGATGAGCGCGCTGGCCGAGCGGGCCGGCGTGAGCGCCAGCATGCTGTGGTCGGTCGAGCACGGCCGCAAGGCGCCGACCGTCGTGGTGCTGGACCGGATCGCCCGGGCGCTCGGCACGCCGATGTCCTCGCTGCTCGACCCCGACGACGTCCCGCGGGTGATCGTCCGCCGCGCCGCCGACCACGACGTCGCCGTCGCCCCGGAGGGCTGGCGGCGCACCATCCTGACGCCGGTCGTGCCCGGGGTGAACTTCGAGTGGGTGCGGACCGAACTGCCGCCCGGTTCCGCGCCCGGCGAGTACCCGGCGTACGCGGCGGGGTCGCACGAGTACGTGGTCGTCGAGTCGGGCCGCCTCCACCTCACCCTCGGCGACGACGAGCACGACCTCGCCGCCGGCGACTCGATCTACTTCGCCGCCGACGTGTCGCACACGTACGCCAACCCGTGGGACGAGCCGTGCGCGTACCACGTCGCCGCGCTGATCATGCGACCTCGCCGCTGA
- a CDS encoding (2Fe-2S)-binding protein, translated as MQVSMTVNGEEVTREIEGRLLLVHFLRDVLGLTGTHWGCDTSNCGTCVVWVDEKPVKSCTMLAAMAGGHEVRTVEGLAQNGELDPVQRGFMECHGLQCGFCTPGMMMTARALLNENPDPTPDEIREAISGQICRCTGYATIVRSVRWAAAYEADRAEANAAPPEAATTGGAP; from the coding sequence ATGCAGGTCTCGATGACGGTGAACGGCGAGGAGGTCACCCGCGAGATCGAGGGCCGGCTGCTGCTGGTGCACTTCCTGCGCGACGTCCTCGGCCTGACGGGCACGCACTGGGGCTGCGACACCAGCAACTGCGGCACCTGCGTCGTCTGGGTCGACGAGAAGCCGGTGAAGTCGTGCACCATGCTCGCGGCGATGGCCGGCGGGCACGAGGTCCGCACCGTCGAGGGACTCGCGCAGAACGGCGAGCTCGACCCGGTCCAGCGCGGCTTCATGGAGTGCCACGGCCTGCAGTGCGGCTTCTGCACCCCGGGCATGATGATGACGGCGCGCGCCCTGCTGAACGAGAACCCGGACCCGACGCCCGACGAGATCCGCGAGGCGATCAGCGGGCAGATCTGCCGGTGCACCGGCTATGCCACCATCGTCCGCTCGGTCCGCTGGGCGGCGGCGTACGAGGCCGACCGCGCCGAGGCGAACGCCGCGCCGCCCGAGGCCGCCACGACCGGAGGTGCGCCATGA
- a CDS encoding vWA domain-containing protein, which produces MTLLRGADRAAFATAFGVRLREHGVAVGQTAVEDFVRALAVCPPDTRSRLYWTARTTLVRRQGELAAFDAVFRAVFEGAELDLGERGQDGARLPPARGSAADVAGSGRAAGGGLPWATQPRVSAPADEPGAITVPQRLPSGLAGLPDAPFERLDARELALLGQWLRAALPAWPTRRGRRLVADHAGHRVAVRPTIARARRTGWEAVTLVRSRPARRPRRIVLLCDVSGSMRAQATAYLHLMRVLATSAPGAGAEAFAFATTLTRLTPVLAQRSPEEAVARATSQVADRFGGTRIAASLRALLASHHADSTRGAVVVIASDGWDSDPPAELAAVLARLRRRAHRVVWLNPRAGAPGYVPAVASMAAALPYCDDFLPGGTFRSLADAIAVIGRHR; this is translated from the coding sequence ATGACGCTGCTGCGCGGCGCGGACCGGGCGGCGTTCGCGACGGCGTTCGGCGTCAGGCTGCGCGAGCACGGCGTCGCCGTCGGCCAGACGGCCGTCGAGGACTTCGTCCGGGCGCTGGCCGTCTGCCCGCCGGACACGCGGTCGCGGCTCTACTGGACCGCCCGCACCACGCTGGTGCGCCGCCAGGGCGAGCTGGCGGCCTTCGACGCGGTGTTCCGCGCCGTGTTCGAGGGCGCCGAGCTGGACCTGGGGGAGCGCGGCCAGGACGGCGCGCGGCTGCCGCCGGCCCGGGGCTCCGCGGCGGACGTCGCCGGGTCAGGACGGGCCGCGGGCGGCGGCCTGCCCTGGGCGACGCAGCCACGGGTGTCGGCGCCCGCCGACGAGCCCGGCGCGATCACCGTCCCGCAGCGGCTGCCCAGCGGGCTGGCCGGGCTGCCGGACGCCCCGTTCGAGCGGCTGGACGCGCGCGAGCTGGCGCTGCTGGGTCAGTGGCTGCGCGCCGCCCTGCCGGCGTGGCCGACGCGGCGCGGGAGGCGCCTGGTCGCCGACCACGCGGGGCACCGGGTCGCCGTCCGGCCGACGATCGCGCGGGCCCGGCGGACCGGCTGGGAGGCCGTGACGCTGGTGCGCTCGCGCCCGGCCCGGCGGCCGCGGCGGATCGTGCTGCTCTGCGACGTCAGCGGGTCGATGCGGGCGCAGGCGACGGCGTACCTGCACCTCATGCGGGTCCTGGCGACCAGCGCGCCCGGGGCCGGCGCGGAGGCGTTCGCGTTCGCGACGACGCTCACGCGGCTGACGCCGGTGCTGGCGCAGCGGTCGCCGGAGGAGGCGGTCGCACGGGCGACGAGCCAGGTCGCCGACCGGTTCGGCGGCACCCGCATCGCCGCCAGCCTGCGCGCCCTGCTGGCGTCGCACCACGCGGACAGCACCCGCGGCGCCGTCGTCGTCATCGCGTCGGACGGCTGGGACAGCGACCCGCCCGCCGAGCTGGCGGCCGTGCTGGCCAGGCTGCGGCGGCGGGCGCACCGTGTGGTGTGGCTGAACCCGCGGGCCGGCGCCCCCGGCTACGTCCCGGCGGTCGCGAGCATGGCCGCCGCCCTCCCGTACTGCGACGACTTCCTTCCGGGTGGCACCTTCCGGTCGCTGGCCGACGCGATCGCCGTCATCGGCCGCCACCGCTGA